In Salinigranum marinum, one DNA window encodes the following:
- a CDS encoding PIN domain-containing protein, translating to MDTNALMMPVECGVRVFDELARLLGESVADTDSNADLVVPRAVVAELEALAEGAGEEGVAASVGRDLADRCRIVDTSASYADDAVVELAAEADYVVTNDRPLRGRLLDRNVPVVGLRGRNTLAITEP from the coding sequence CTGGACACCAACGCGCTCATGATGCCAGTCGAATGCGGCGTCCGCGTTTTCGACGAACTCGCTCGCCTGCTCGGCGAGAGCGTCGCCGACACGGACTCGAACGCGGATCTGGTCGTCCCGCGCGCCGTCGTCGCCGAACTCGAGGCGCTCGCCGAGGGTGCGGGCGAGGAGGGCGTCGCCGCGAGCGTCGGGCGCGACCTCGCCGACCGGTGTCGGATCGTCGACACCAGTGCCTCGTACGCCGACGACGCCGTCGTCGAACTCGCCGCCGAGGCCGACTACGTCGTCACCAACGACAGACCCCTCCGGGGCCGACTCCTCGACCGGAACGTGCCGGTCGTCGGCCTGCGGGGCCGCAACACACTTGCGATTACGGAACCGTAG
- a CDS encoding DUF5787 family protein — protein MRVGVVFSLDAPPSPVREYAFELALCSHLESETDWVVSRQLGGSVAAPGGRIVDVVGVVPGGGFDRRTAITAEAIPPLAIESRVGVGSAVRPERAFPCAPELARRITDDAVDVGFFETDQRGGHRLVRRAARYPNDWFSRLVAVENKPDLGSPGDLESQLRTDACLALFDRVVLATESYVTRAHLNRIPDAVGVWRFDPETSDREVVRDPESLPTAATGVEPVDSHPLRTDVAFVTADEKARIRRRVAERAYGKGWRPAPPGCAHATVTDDGRPYCERFDRVVDPATDCGDGCSAFAAADPPAVDRAALRDERTPWVADPDGVARRQTGLDRFS, from the coding sequence GTGCGTGTCGGTGTCGTTTTCTCGCTCGACGCCCCACCATCGCCCGTGCGGGAGTACGCCTTCGAACTCGCGCTCTGTTCGCACCTCGAGAGCGAGACCGACTGGGTCGTCTCGCGACAGTTAGGCGGGAGCGTGGCCGCACCCGGCGGCCGGATCGTCGACGTCGTCGGCGTGGTGCCCGGCGGCGGGTTCGACCGACGGACGGCCATCACCGCCGAGGCGATCCCCCCGCTCGCCATCGAGAGCCGCGTCGGCGTCGGCTCGGCGGTGCGGCCGGAACGGGCCTTCCCGTGCGCGCCCGAACTCGCCCGCCGGATCACCGACGACGCCGTCGACGTGGGCTTCTTCGAGACCGACCAGCGCGGCGGCCACCGACTCGTCCGCCGGGCAGCGCGGTACCCTAACGACTGGTTTTCGCGCCTGGTCGCCGTCGAGAACAAACCCGATCTCGGCTCGCCCGGCGACCTCGAATCCCAGCTCAGAACGGACGCGTGCCTCGCGCTGTTCGACCGCGTCGTCCTCGCCACCGAGAGCTACGTGACGCGGGCGCACCTCAACCGCATCCCCGACGCCGTGGGCGTCTGGCGGTTCGACCCCGAAACGAGCGACAGGGAGGTCGTCCGCGACCCCGAGTCGCTCCCGACGGCGGCGACGGGCGTCGAACCCGTCGACTCACACCCCTTACGAACGGACGTCGCGTTCGTCACCGCGGACGAGAAGGCCCGGATCAGGCGTCGCGTCGCCGAACGCGCCTACGGCAAGGGATGGCGGCCGGCCCCGCCGGGCTGTGCCCACGCGACCGTCACCGACGACGGCCGCCCGTACTGCGAGCGGTTCGACCGCGTGGTCGACCCCGCCACGGACTGCGGCGACGGCTGTTCGGCGTTCGCGGCCGCCGACCCGCCCGCCGTCGACCGCGCGGCGCTCCGGGACGAACGGACACCATGGGTCGCCGACCCCGACGGCGTCGCCCGCCGACAGACCGGCCTCGATCGGTTCTCCTGA
- a CDS encoding amidase codes for MSDSDPLRAVRTAAETYGFDLDDETADGYVTELTETADLFGTLDAVDPDDDPATDVRAGDDAHNALLYTFSLSPGDGPLAGVRLGVKDNLAVAGVPMTCGSAALSYTPAHHATAVHRLHEAGGDVRATTNMDEFAYFTTSETCAHGPVENPTVEGAVPGGSSSGSGAAVAAGSLDAALGSDTGGSVRIPASYCGVVGLKPTHRSVPRFGFVDLAPSLDHVGVLAASVALAGDVFEAIAGPDRLDLSTWGQPTPSVTVPDAVDGSRVGVVEEAMADADEGVEAAVADATEALGESGVAVDRVSLPTFGATPLSGLATAGAEFARLLADDGQVYGTGTGYSEGLRAALADLDVDRLGDNVTDQLIVGGALLETSGGRHYVAAQRVREAFVAEVDDRLREYDALVLPTTPTTAPDFGAVTDDASFVRTVSHTLPFNLTGHPALSVPCGAADGRPVGCQVVTARHDEATALALGAVVESS; via the coding sequence ATGTCAGACAGTGATCCACTTCGGGCCGTCCGGACCGCGGCCGAGACGTACGGCTTCGACCTCGACGACGAGACGGCCGACGGCTACGTGACCGAACTCACTGAGACGGCCGATCTCTTCGGCACGCTCGACGCGGTCGACCCCGACGACGACCCTGCGACCGACGTGCGCGCGGGCGACGACGCGCACAACGCGCTCCTGTACACGTTCTCGCTCTCGCCCGGCGACGGACCGCTCGCGGGCGTCCGACTCGGCGTGAAAGACAATCTCGCCGTCGCGGGCGTCCCGATGACCTGCGGGTCGGCGGCGCTGTCGTACACGCCCGCCCACCACGCGACGGCCGTCCACAGACTCCACGAGGCGGGCGGGGACGTCCGCGCGACGACCAACATGGACGAGTTCGCCTACTTCACCACGAGCGAGACGTGCGCGCACGGCCCCGTCGAGAACCCCACGGTCGAGGGGGCGGTGCCGGGGGGCTCCTCCAGCGGCAGCGGTGCGGCGGTCGCCGCGGGATCGCTCGACGCCGCGCTCGGCAGCGACACCGGTGGGAGCGTCCGGATCCCCGCGTCGTACTGCGGCGTCGTCGGCCTCAAGCCCACGCACCGTTCGGTTCCCCGGTTCGGCTTCGTCGACCTCGCGCCCTCGCTCGATCACGTCGGAGTCCTGGCTGCGTCGGTCGCGCTCGCGGGGGACGTGTTCGAGGCGATCGCCGGTCCGGACCGGCTCGACCTGTCGACCTGGGGACAGCCGACGCCGTCCGTAACGGTCCCCGACGCCGTCGACGGCTCCCGCGTCGGGGTCGTCGAGGAGGCGATGGCCGACGCGGACGAGGGGGTCGAAGCGGCGGTCGCCGACGCGACCGAGGCGCTCGGGGAGAGCGGCGTCGCGGTCGACCGCGTCTCGCTCCCGACGTTCGGGGCGACGCCGCTTTCGGGCCTGGCGACCGCGGGTGCCGAGTTCGCCCGTCTCCTCGCCGACGACGGACAGGTGTACGGAACGGGGACGGGATACAGCGAGGGGCTCCGGGCGGCGCTGGCCGACCTCGACGTCGACCGACTGGGCGACAACGTCACCGACCAGCTGATCGTGGGTGGTGCGCTCTTGGAGACGTCGGGCGGCCGTCACTACGTGGCGGCCCAGCGCGTCCGCGAGGCGTTCGTCGCCGAGGTGGACGACCGCCTCCGGGAGTACGACGCGCTCGTCCTCCCGACGACGCCGACGACCGCACCCGACTTCGGGGCGGTCACCGACGACGCGTCGTTCGTCCGGACCGTCTCACACACCCTCCCGTTCAACCTCACCGGCCACCCGGCGCTGTCGGTTCCCTGTGGAGCCGCCGACGGGCGGCCCGTGGGCTGTCAGGTCGTGACCGCTCGACACGACGAGGCGACCGCGCTCGCGCTCGGAGCGGTCGTCGAGTCGTCCTGA
- a CDS encoding translation initiation factor IF-2 subunit gamma: protein MVTDTTQQPEVNIGLVGHVDHGKTTLVQALSGSWTDQHSEEMKRGISIRLGYADATFRECPGLDEPECYTVDEECPDGSESEALRTVSFVDAPGHETLMATMLSGAALMDGAVLVVSATEEVPQAQTEEHLMALDIIGIENIVVAQNKIDLVDRERAVANYQQIQEFVEGTVAEDAPIVPISAGQEINMDLLMDAIETEIPTPERDAGEDARMFVARSFDINRPGTTWDRLSGGVVGGSLVAGELSVDDEIELRPGREVDEGGQSEWRPIETTVRSLQAGGSQLETAHPGGLLGVGTGLDPALTKGDALAGQVAGEPGTLPPTRESFTMSVDLLDRVVGADEGSVEEISTGEPLMLTVGTATTVGAVTSAREGECEVNLKRPVCAQSGAKIAINRRVGARWRLIGIGTLE, encoded by the coding sequence ATGGTGACGGACACAACACAACAACCGGAGGTGAACATCGGACTCGTCGGCCACGTCGACCACGGGAAGACGACGCTCGTCCAGGCCCTGTCGGGGTCGTGGACCGACCAGCACTCGGAGGAGATGAAGCGCGGGATCTCCATCCGACTGGGCTACGCGGACGCGACGTTCCGCGAGTGCCCAGGGCTCGACGAGCCCGAATGTTACACAGTAGACGAAGAGTGCCCAGATGGCTCGGAAAGCGAAGCGCTTCGGACCGTGTCGTTCGTCGACGCGCCCGGCCACGAGACGCTGATGGCGACGATGCTCTCGGGAGCCGCGCTGATGGACGGCGCGGTCCTCGTCGTGTCGGCGACGGAGGAAGTCCCGCAGGCCCAGACGGAAGAGCACCTGATGGCGCTGGACATCATCGGCATCGAGAACATCGTCGTCGCGCAGAACAAGATCGACCTCGTCGATCGCGAGCGCGCGGTGGCGAACTACCAGCAGATCCAGGAGTTCGTCGAGGGGACCGTCGCCGAGGACGCGCCAATCGTCCCGATCAGCGCCGGCCAGGAGATCAACATGGATCTCCTCATGGACGCCATCGAGACGGAGATCCCCACCCCGGAACGCGACGCGGGCGAGGACGCGCGGATGTTCGTCGCCCGGAGCTTCGACATCAACCGCCCGGGGACGACGTGGGACCGGCTGTCGGGAGGCGTCGTCGGGGGCAGTCTCGTCGCCGGCGAGCTGTCGGTCGACGATGAGATCGAACTCCGTCCCGGCCGCGAGGTCGACGAGGGCGGACAGTCCGAGTGGCGACCCATCGAGACGACGGTCCGGTCGCTCCAGGCCGGCGGGAGCCAACTCGAAACCGCCCACCCTGGCGGCCTTCTCGGCGTCGGCACGGGGCTGGACCCCGCGCTGACGAAAGGCGACGCGCTCGCCGGACAGGTCGCCGGCGAGCCGGGGACGCTCCCGCCGACGCGCGAGTCGTTCACGATGAGCGTCGACCTCCTCGACCGCGTCGTCGGTGCCGACGAGGGGAGCGTCGAGGAGATCTCGACGGGCGAACCGCTGATGCTCACCGTCGGGACGGCGACGACGGTCGGCGCGGTGACGAGCGCGCGCGAGGGCGAGTGTGAAGTGAACCTCAAGCGGCCGGTGTGTGCCCAGTCGGGCGCGAAGATCGCGATCAACCGACGGGTTGGCGCGCGCTGGCGTCTCATCGGCATCGGGACCCTGGAATAA